CCGACGATGGTGGCGTTGTGGCGGTGGGCGACGCTGGGCAGGTCGCCGATGGCCTGCAAGATGAGTTCCGCGTCGGTGGTGGCGGTACCAGTGCCCTCGACAACGGGCCAAACGCCGCGAAAAGTGTGCGTCGGCGTTACGGGCTTGGGTTTGGGTTTGGTCATCGTCCGCGTCTTTCTTTCTCGATGTTGTAGATGGCTTTCCGACTGGTTGGGTCACGGTATGCGGTCACGGCCCCGTTGTTGGCGGATTGCGCCGCGGTGGCGAGCCAGTCGCCCCAATGGCATTTGCAGTGTCCGGAGAGTGCGCAGCCATAGGGGGACCAGCAGCAGCGGCGGGCGCACGGGCTAAGCGGCATCGGCCCGGTGTGTGATGTGTTCGCGGATCTTGGCCGGCTGGAATCCGGACCAGACCTCCTCGCCCTCAAGCGTGGAAGTGATGACGACGGGCATTTGGCGGATGCCGAGGGTTTCGGTGACGTAGCGGTAGGCGGTCGCGTCTTCCTCGACGTTCACGGATGTGAAGTGAACGCCTTCCTTAGTGAGCAGGCCTTTGGTCATGTCGCATTGGCGGCAGTCGTTCTTGGTGTAGACGACGACTGCGACGCCGTCCCGTGCCTGGATCCGGGCTGTGAGGTCAATTGCTTCGGTGGTCATATGTTCCTTAGGGTGTGGCGCGGCGCCCGGCAGGGGTCCGGGCGCCGCGGGCATGAAAAAGACCGCTCTGTGGCGGCCAATGTTTTGTGGTGCGGGTGTGCTAGTACGATCCCCAGTCGGACTGCGCTGGTGCTGGTTCGTTGCCCCAGCCTTGCGCGCTTGTTTCCGCTGCGGGCGGCGCGCTGGCTGAGCCCTTTTTGTTGATCACGGACATGCCGCGCACGGTCACGTCCAGCGATGCTCGGTTGACCCCGTCTCGGTCAACGTATTCGCGGGCCATGAGATCGCCGTGGACGGTAACCCTGGCGCCCTTGCGGAGCCGTTCGACGTAGTATTCGGCGTCAGGGCCCCATAGTGTGCAACGGAACCATTGCGTCTGCTCCTGCGACTTGTCCCAACTGCCTTGGGCGTCCTTCTTGCCTTTGGTGTCAGCGACGTTGAACGTGAGGCAGGCGTTACCGCTGCGTTTGAAGTCGATGGCTGGCTCGCCGCCGAGGTTGCCAGTGAATTCGATCTTTGCCACTATTCGGCCGCCTCCGCGATCGTTTCGAGCACGCTGATCCACTGGCGGGCGACGTCGGGTTTGATGTGGAAGAAGAAATCGTCGCCCATGCGGATTTGCTGGCCGATCCGCTCATTGGAGGCGATGGGGGCGACCTCGATGGGGCCTGCGAGGACTGAGACGGATACTGATCCGGTATTGCTCATGCGTTGGTCTCCTGGTGGTGGTCTTCTCGTACTGCTGCAAGGATTTTCTGTGCATCCTCGGTGCTGATCTTGTTCGGGTGATCCCATGCGGCGCCTATGACCTGGCCTGCGGTGGCGAGAATTTGGGGGCCGTCGCCTTCATACCCGGCTGCGGTTAGCGCGTTGGTGATCGCCTGCCATTGCGCACGCCACGGTTCGGTGGAGGGTTCGGCTAGAACCGATACCGTGTGCTGCTTTACCTTCTTCTGACTGATGCGGACGGGGATGGTGAAGTCAGCGGCGATGTGCGACATGGCGACCACTTCAACACCGCCGACCGCTTCGCCTGCGTAGATCACCTCCGGGTTGTTGACCAGCTTCACGCACCGCCCAACCCATGCGTCGGACTCGACGCCCCATCCGTGGGCGATGACTCGGAGCATTCCCTTTGACGGTTTCCACGGTCGCCCGTCCATGCCGACGAGATCGATAATGACGGGCTTTACCGCGTCGCCTCGGCGCACGGCGGCGATGGTTGCGACGATAGGTGCGCCGGTCAGGTCCGAGGCGTTGAGTTGGTCAGATTTGGCTACGAGCGCCTTTGATATGTCCACTAGAAAGTGATCCCCAACTCTGCGAAGTGGTCGATGCGTTCGGTGTCGGGCATGTTGGCGGTGGCGTCGAGGTAGTTGCTGACCATGTCGGTTGCTGTCTTCTCGAAATGGGCAGCGGCGTCGAGGATGGCGGCGTGCCAGTTTGGGTCGGGGTAGACGCGCTTTGTCCAGAGCTTCATGCCGCCGCAATAGCTGGTGTAGTCGATCCAGGGCCGGCCGGAGACGAGCAGCCCGGTTTGCAGTTGCGCCATGTTCTCGGCTGGCACTTCATCGGAGAGGACGGTCTTGAGCTGGATCTTCTGGGCGCGGGATTTGATTTCAATGAGCCCGTCTTCGCCAACCAGCCCGTCTGGTGAGTAGCCAATCTTGAAGCCGTCGAACTCGCGCACCATGAAGCCAAGCTCCGCGACGCGGGCGTGGTGGGTTGAGTATGCGTCTCGGGCATAGGGCTCATCCAGGGTGCCGCGTTCCATGGCCCGGGACTGCTGGATGGGTTCAACATGGCCAGTGATGCGTTCGGCGGCAAGAGCCATAGTGAGGCCGAGCGCCGTATCGCTGGTGTTGTCCGCGGTGATCACCCTTTCCAGTTCCCGGGCGGCTGCTGCCCGGGCCGGGTGGAGTGTCTTCAAAGGCCCGGGTGACCGCTTCCCAACGCATGGCCCGGATGCTTCAGCTCCGCATTCAGGGCAGTCGGTTTCAATCGCGGTGGGTTGGCGTGCGGTGACGATGTTGCCGATGACGGATGCGGTGAGGATGCCGCATCGGGCTTGCAACCATTCGTCGGTGCCTTGTTCAAGCTCGGGGTATGTGTGGAGTGTCATTGCTCTCCTTGGTTTTGGGCATGAAAAAGGCCCCTCGTGGGGGCCGTTGTTATCTTGTGCAGCCGCAGCGGCTGGCCGCGTCGGTTTCTTCGTCGTGGTTGATGGCGTTGCACCGGTCAGTGTGGTGGTGGCCGCATTTGGGGCAGTACGGGTTAGCCACCGGTCGCCGTTTCGGTGTTGAAGATGTCTTGGAGCCGAGCCGGGCGCATGGCGGGGAACTTCGCGATCAGCCTGTAGTTGCGCTCCGGGTCCAGACCGAAGTTCGGCAATTCGATTGGACGGGTAGCGGTCGGGATCGTCACGGTGGCCGCGGCGACTTTGTTGGCGGCGATGAGGACGCGGCGGGCCTCCATGACCGTGATGTTGTGCTCGCGGGCCTTCTTGAACACTTCGGCCGGCGTCGGGTTCGTAACCGGGTTACGGGCAATGAGTTCCGCGGTCATGGCATTTCCTCGGCTGTGGCTTGAACGGTGTGCTGGATGAGCGACTCGGGAACGGTAACGACAGCTTCCGGCGTCAACGGCTCGAACGCGGCCGCCGGGACGCGGATCCGCACCTTGACCACCACACAGCCGGGTTCCAAGACGGCGGGCTTGCGCTGCGTCGACTTGATGACTCGCAGCGGTCGGTTCCAAACACCTTCAGTACGGCGCAGCTGGAGGTAGGTGTCCGCCTCGAGGTACCCGCTCATCGCACTTCCCAAATGATGTGGTGGCGGCCCGGGAGAACGTGCGGGATGAGGTCAGCGAGGCGGCGTGTCAGTGTCCAACGGTTGGCTCGGCGGGGTGTTGTTGTCATTAGAATCCGTATTCCTTTCGGGCGGCGTCCGCATCATCAGCGGCGCGGGTGTCACGCTCGGCGTCGAGCAGGTCGTAATCGATGTCTTCCGGTTCCTCAAGCAACCGGTCATGTTCGGCGGCGCGGGGGATCATCACGAAACCGCCAACCATCGACGTCGCGAGGATCAGTACAAAAAGGCCGTTGATCATGTCTCCTTCTTTCTCCAAGTCCGGGTGACACCGTGCTTGCGGGACTTGGCATGTGATGTTTGGTAGCCGACTGCTTCGATGAGGCCGAGGTTCTTTGCCGCGATGAGCGCCTGGCCGGTCCAGTTCTTGTGAGCTGGTGCCGGCATCTCGCCCCGGACGTCGTCAGCGGAAAAGATTTCGTGCGCACGCGAGATCCCGACGATCGCCGCGATGGCGTCTTCCCGCCACTGCTCCTTGTCCTGCTCTAGGACCGCGGCCTTCATGCGCACATCACCGAGAATTCAGTCCGGAGGGTGTGGACGTCGGTGTACTCGTCGTCGGCGTTCATGCAGCCAACCCCTGGCTGCGTGAGGGGGTAGGTGGTCACAGACACTCCTGTTTTTAGGCGCGAAAAAGACGACCGTCGTGCGTGGCGGTCGCCTTTGTTCCTGCAGTGCTTATTGGTTTTTGTGTCGTATCAGGTCTGCTGGCGGGTCTGTGCATCCAGCCACTCGTTCACGTCAGAGACGCGGTACCGGACCGAACGTCCCCCCAGCTTGATGAACTTAGGGCCTTTCCCCAGGTACCGCATCTGGGCCAGGGCTCCCGGCGTTACTCCCAGCCAATCGGCCAAGGCTTGGGCTTTGAGCAGCTGGTCGCCGGCGCTTGGGCATGCTGGAGTGTGCGATGTCGGCTGTTCTTCCCTCACTGGGCCTCCGCATCGAATGCGTCGTTTACCCAGTCGATGACGTCTTGTTCGCGGTACATCACCCGACCGCCGAGTTTGGCGCAGCGCGGCCCTGTGCCGTTATGCCGCATCCAGCGCATTTGCGCCGGAGTTTTGCGTAACAGCTCGGCCACCTCATTGAGCGTCAGCAGCCTTATTGGGGAAGGGCTTCTAAAATCGGTTTCGTTTGTCACTGTGTCTCCTATCGTTCTGGCGAGCATGCTGCTCGATGCTTAGAGGAGAACGGATCGCCTCAACATTGGCAAGGTTCGCCTATAAGGCCTTCCTTTCCCCCGGAAAAGTGAATTCGTATGCCGCGTAGCGGAACATGCCACCCTTCTGAGTCCGCGACAGGTAACCAAGCTTGATCAGTCGTTGAATTTTCCGACGCGTAGCTTCGGTGGAAGCTTTTGCTCCCGCCTCCCATCCCATCGCCTCTTGCAAAAGTTCCCAGCCTTGGAAGTACTCTGGAGGATTGTTGCGGGCGTGAGACGCCATAACAATCAGCATCTTGAAGTCTTGGCCGTTTAGGTTGGGGGCCTCTGTGATAATTCGATCGACAAGCATGCTCATCCGCTTGGCATTTCAAGCCGGTGCGTGGTGAACACGCCGCAGGAAGATCCGACTCCGAAGCTGTGACCCTTGTGGGCTTCGGAGATATGCCCGCTGGCGCGAAGCTCCTTGATTGCTCGGCCGACCGTTATTGCTGAACGGCCGATGTCCATCCCCAGCTGTTCGTAACCAGGGGTCGCGAACTCGCCATCATGCTCCGCGTACGTGGAGAGGGTGTACCCCACGAGCTTGGCCATGGCGGACAGTTGCTCAGTGTGGCGGATTGAATCCCGCCACTCTCTAAGATTGATCTTCATGCGGCTACCCGGAGTCGGCGGGCTGCGTTGGCTTCGTTTTGGGCGGCGCGTTCGGCGAGGACGTTCTCGACGGCGGTTTCGCCCGTGGGATCTTGGTGCAAGAGGAAGAAGGCGTCGAGGTCGACCGGGCCGCGCTCGTCGTGCAGCTTCTGCATGCGACGGGCAGTCTTCTTCATCTCTGAAAACGTGGCGGTGATGCCGTGCTTGGCGTTGTAGGTGGCGAGTTTGGACAGGTAATCAGTGTTTTCGGGCATGACAAATAGACCCTTCTTCTCGCAAAGAACACGAGAGTGATGGTTAGTGCGGGGGAGTGGTGCCCTGATGCGGCCGAAGGCTTTTGCGGCGATATAGCTTAGGGAGTCGACCGAAGCAGCCGGTCAATGTTCTTGCGTTGCGTACGGGGCCGCTGAATGGTCGGCGGCGGGGTAACGATTGCTTGGTACTGGGCTTCTGTGAAGCGGTAGATCCGGCCAATTTTCACGGCCTGCCACTGTTTCGACCTACACATTCGCCGGACTGTTTCAACGGAGATGTTCAACTTTCCGGCTAGGTCTACCGTCGTCATGAGGCCAATTTCGTCATGATCGGCGGTCATTTTTAGGCCACCAAAGAGGCGGTCCTGGGAGCGGAGATTTCGAACGCCTCCCCGAGTCCAAGCCCGTATGTATCGCAGAGTGCGACGATGAAGTCAGCGGAGGGTTGCTCGCCGGCCTCCATCCGTCGGAGCGTGGACCGGCTTACGCCCATGAGACGTGCTTGTGATTCTTCAGATGAGAGCCGGTGTATCTCTCGGAGCCGGGGGAGAAGGCCGTCCCGGACCCTAAGTTTCTTTCCCATTCCAGGGCCTCCTGTGTTGTGTTTCTGCAACGATGTGATTCAACTATGGCACAACGTGAATCAAAATCACAACACTGTAGTTCGAATGCGCTACAGATTTGTTTCAGTTTTGAAGCCGCGGCCCCGAGACTCCTGTAGCATTCCGGCTTGCGCATGTGTCAAAAATGAAACAGTATTGCCTCATGGATAGATCAATTGCGGCGTGGTTAGAGTCCAAAACTGGCGATTCAAAGCGGCAGATGGCTCTTCGAATTGGCCTACAACCAAGTACTTTCAATCGCAACCTCCATACGGCTGAAGTCATCATCCATGTGTGTGTGGCATATCG
This genomic interval from Arthrobacter sp. FW306-2-2C-D06B contains the following:
- a CDS encoding glutaredoxin family protein, which produces MTTEAIDLTARIQARDGVAVVVYTKNDCRQCDMTKGLLTKEGVHFTSVNVEEDATAYRYVTETLGIRQMPVVITSTLEGEEVWSGFQPAKIREHITHRADAA
- a CDS encoding single-stranded DNA-binding protein, translating into MAKIEFTGNLGGEPAIDFKRSGNACLTFNVADTKGKKDAQGSWDKSQEQTQWFRCTLWGPDAEYYVERLRKGARVTVHGDLMAREYVDRDGVNRASLDVTVRGMSVINKKGSASAPPAAETSAQGWGNEPAPAQSDWGSY
- a CDS encoding helix-turn-helix transcriptional regulator; this encodes MREEQPTSHTPACPSAGDQLLKAQALADWLGVTPGALAQMRYLGKGPKFIKLGGRSVRYRVSDVNEWLDAQTRQQT
- a CDS encoding helix-turn-helix domain-containing protein; translated protein: MKINLREWRDSIRHTEQLSAMAKLVGYTLSTYAEHDGEFATPGYEQLGMDIGRSAITVGRAIKELRASGHISEAHKGHSFGVGSSCGVFTTHRLEMPSG
- a CDS encoding lambda exonuclease family protein, which encodes MTLHTYPELEQGTDEWLQARCGILTASVIGNIVTARQPTAIETDCPECGAEASGPCVGKRSPGPLKTLHPARAAAARELERVITADNTSDTALGLTMALAAERITGHVEPIQQSRAMERGTLDEPYARDAYSTHHARVAELGFMVREFDGFKIGYSPDGLVGEDGLIEIKSRAQKIQLKTVLSDEVPAENMAQLQTGLLVSGRPWIDYTSYCGGMKLWTKRVYPDPNWHAAILDAAAHFEKTATDMVSNYLDATANMPDTERIDHFAELGITF
- a CDS encoding helix-turn-helix domain-containing protein; its protein translation is MTADHDEIGLMTTVDLAGKLNISVETVRRMCRSKQWQAVKIGRIYRFTEAQYQAIVTPPPTIQRPRTQRKNIDRLLRSTP
- a CDS encoding helix-turn-helix transcriptional regulator, yielding MTNETDFRSPSPIRLLTLNEVAELLRKTPAQMRWMRHNGTGPRCAKLGGRVMYREQDVIDWVNDAFDAEAQ
- a CDS encoding helix-turn-helix transcriptional regulator gives rise to the protein MGKKLRVRDGLLPRLREIHRLSSEESQARLMGVSRSTLRRMEAGEQPSADFIVALCDTYGLGLGEAFEISAPRTASLVA